In Spirosoma aureum, a single genomic region encodes these proteins:
- a CDS encoding zinc-dependent metalloprotease gives MKKRVFALFYLLLSAYSQINAQSPTNTSASIATFTSGMERAPGFLTYYWDAKKGKIWLEIEKFDTEFLYYPTLAQGVGSNDIGLDRGRLGQEHIVKFQRSGPKVLLIEPNYAYRAISNDPLERRAVEESFAKSVHAGFDIAAEEGGKVLVDLTPFLMQDAVGAVQAITRTKQGAFKFDPARSAMYLPHTKSFPQNTEFETIITLTGDNPGAYLREVVPTPSAVTMHQHHSFVQLPDAGYKPRLFDPRIGYGGIEYFDYATPVSQPIMKRYISRHRLEKKDPSAAVSEAVKPIIYYLDPGTPEPIRSALMEGTAWWNQAFEAAGYKDAFQVKLLPADADPMDVRYNLVQWVHRSTRGWSYGGSIIDPRTGEIIKGKVTLGSLRVRQDYLIAQGLIGDFASAMNPANDPMLQMSLDRLRQLAAHEVGHTLGLPHNYIASTQNRASVMDYPTMVAKVKGAGIDLSDAYAKGIGTYDKWSIRYGYEQFPGGTDEKQALDKIVVDMHKAGLTFLTDQDARPEGSAHPGTHLWDNGANAVDELKRVSEVRKIALANFSANKIPAGAPMATLEEVLVPMYMFHRYQVEAAAKVVGGQTYTNALRGDGQPVMSTVPAQEQKRAIDALLATIDPTFLALPTSIMAMIPPRPFRYDPNPREVFKRRTGITFDPMGAPEAAAGMTLQMLLNPERVSRLVVQSAIDPAQVSLETMLEQLLNATWYKADPTDGYQAEVKRLTDKLFLQKLIELANNPEVTSQARAVALQKLDQLKSKLGAPSANPKSAAHRLFASDQIRRAEGNIADLRPTSAQAPPDGAPIDPGQEWLSPDCDWKP, from the coding sequence ATGAAAAAACGCGTATTTGCTCTTTTTTACCTCTTACTATCGGCTTATAGCCAAATTAATGCCCAGTCGCCCACGAATACGTCTGCCAGTATTGCCACTTTCACATCAGGTATGGAGCGTGCTCCTGGTTTCCTGACTTATTATTGGGATGCTAAAAAAGGAAAGATCTGGCTTGAAATCGAAAAGTTCGATACTGAATTTCTGTACTATCCAACCCTGGCTCAGGGGGTGGGTTCCAATGACATTGGCCTTGATCGGGGTCGGCTAGGGCAGGAACACATTGTGAAGTTTCAGCGCAGTGGTCCGAAAGTATTGCTTATCGAACCAAACTACGCCTATCGTGCCATTAGCAACGACCCCCTCGAACGTCGGGCAGTAGAAGAGTCGTTTGCCAAGTCGGTTCATGCTGGTTTTGACATTGCGGCCGAAGAAGGAGGCAAAGTGTTGGTTGATCTGACTCCTTTTCTGATGCAGGACGCGGTTGGCGCTGTGCAGGCCATCACCCGAACCAAGCAGGGAGCCTTCAAATTTGATCCGGCGCGGAGTGCCATGTACCTGCCACATACAAAATCCTTTCCGCAAAATACGGAGTTCGAGACGATCATAACCCTTACGGGCGATAATCCGGGCGCTTACCTGCGCGAGGTTGTGCCTACGCCATCGGCCGTGACCATGCACCAGCACCATTCGTTTGTGCAACTTCCCGACGCAGGTTACAAACCACGTCTGTTCGATCCGCGCATCGGTTACGGTGGTATCGAGTATTTTGACTATGCAACGCCCGTGAGTCAGCCAATTATGAAGCGCTATATTTCGCGGCACCGGCTGGAGAAGAAAGACCCATCGGCAGCCGTTAGCGAGGCTGTTAAACCAATCATTTATTACCTCGATCCTGGCACGCCCGAACCGATTCGTTCGGCGCTGATGGAGGGAACCGCCTGGTGGAATCAGGCATTTGAAGCCGCCGGTTACAAAGATGCATTTCAGGTGAAGCTGCTTCCTGCCGATGCCGACCCAATGGACGTACGATATAATCTGGTGCAGTGGGTTCATCGCTCAACGCGGGGCTGGTCGTATGGCGGGAGTATCATCGACCCACGCACGGGCGAAATCATCAAGGGGAAAGTTACCCTTGGCTCACTTCGCGTTCGTCAGGATTATTTGATTGCGCAGGGGTTGATCGGTGACTTTGCCAGCGCAATGAATCCTGCTAATGATCCGATGCTCCAGATGTCGCTTGACCGATTGCGGCAGCTTGCTGCGCACGAAGTTGGGCATACGCTTGGCTTACCCCACAATTACATCGCCAGTACGCAAAATCGGGCGTCGGTTATGGATTACCCAACAATGGTCGCCAAGGTAAAAGGGGCTGGCATCGATCTGTCAGACGCATATGCCAAAGGTATTGGAACGTACGATAAATGGAGTATCCGGTATGGTTACGAGCAGTTTCCGGGTGGAACAGACGAGAAACAGGCGCTGGACAAGATCGTGGTCGATATGCACAAGGCAGGTCTGACGTTCCTGACCGATCAGGATGCCCGGCCCGAAGGGTCTGCACACCCCGGCACGCATCTATGGGACAACGGTGCTAATGCCGTCGATGAACTAAAACGCGTGTCGGAAGTTCGAAAAATAGCGTTGGCAAACTTTTCGGCTAACAAGATTCCGGCCGGTGCCCCAATGGCAACGCTTGAAGAAGTGCTTGTTCCGATGTATATGTTCCACCGGTATCAGGTAGAAGCCGCTGCGAAAGTAGTCGGTGGACAAACGTATACCAATGCTTTGCGTGGTGATGGGCAACCTGTTATGTCGACCGTTCCGGCACAGGAACAGAAGCGCGCGATCGATGCCTTGTTAGCAACGATTGATCCGACTTTTCTGGCGCTTCCAACGTCTATCATGGCGATGATTCCGCCCCGCCCATTCCGGTATGATCCTAATCCACGGGAAGTATTCAAACGCCGGACAGGTATCACATTTGATCCGATGGGTGCGCCCGAAGCCGCGGCTGGTATGACACTTCAGATGTTATTGAACCCCGAGCGCGTCAGTCGTTTAGTCGTGCAGTCTGCTATCGACCCGGCACAGGTTAGCCTGGAGACAATGCTTGAGCAATTGCTTAATGCTACCTGGTATAAAGCTGATCCAACGGATGGTTATCAGGCCGAAGTAAAACGGCTTACCGATAAGTTGTTCCTGCAAAAACTAATTGAGCTGGCCAACAATCCGGAAGTAACATCACAGGCGCGGGCGGTTGCTCTTCAAAAGCTTGACCAATTAAAGAGCAAACTTGGCGCACCCAGTGCGAACCCTAAATCAGCCGCCCATCGATTGTTTGCCAGCGATCAGATTCGCCGGGCCGAAGGCAATATTGCCGATCTGCGCCCAACTAGTGCACAAGCCCCTCCCGACGGAGCCCCGATCGATCCAGGCCAGGAGTGGCTTTCGCCAGACTGCGACTGGAAGCCATAA
- a CDS encoding TetR/AcrR family transcriptional regulator has protein sequence MSVIDRRTRQKAEIRQRILDAARQIAREKDWNAVTIRSIADAIDYTPPIVYEHFENKEDVLLNIVKEGHTTNRQTFDAILAMELSAEEKIVRLSMVQWTFAREQPEVFRLMHNPERMAQQREMVREGMQEGKLKIESLFRELCSGPENIGEVIFNWFCLMQGYINLIINIQPEQGAKLLERVEDPKMVALFQQPDLLFERAIRRFIRSL, from the coding sequence ATGAGTGTAATAGACCGCAGAACGAGGCAGAAAGCAGAGATACGGCAACGTATTCTGGATGCAGCCCGGCAAATAGCCCGCGAGAAAGACTGGAATGCCGTGACTATTCGAAGTATTGCCGATGCTATCGACTATACGCCCCCGATTGTATACGAGCATTTCGAAAACAAAGAAGATGTCCTTCTCAACATCGTAAAAGAGGGGCACACGACCAATCGGCAGACGTTTGATGCGATTCTGGCCATGGAATTGAGCGCTGAAGAGAAAATTGTCCGGCTATCGATGGTACAATGGACATTTGCCCGCGAACAACCGGAAGTATTCCGGCTGATGCACAACCCGGAACGCATGGCCCAGCAACGGGAAATGGTTCGGGAAGGTATGCAGGAAGGCAAACTGAAAATTGAAAGTTTGTTCCGGGAGCTCTGTTCAGGACCAGAAAATATCGGTGAAGTGATCTTTAACTGGTTTTGTCTGATGCAGGGTTATATTAATTTGATTATCAACATTCAGCCCGAACAGGGTGCTAAACTGCTTGAGCGAGTGGAAGATCCTAAAATGGTAGCCCTGTTTCAGCAACCAGATTTGCTTTTTGAACGAGCCATTCGCCGGTTTATTCGGAGCCTTTAA
- a CDS encoding TolC family protein codes for MKGMKQTMLIVLGLLANWVSAQDAPSGGYTLAQCVEYARVNNPNIKIARVNEQISLAQTQQVIGRNLPQVSVSGSVLDNVKIPVQLLPGEFLGQPGTFVPVKFGTQYNTTLTGRVDQKLFDPSFGLALKAAKISTQVQAQATILAEQTQAYNIAKAYYQTLVIDLQKRLTIRDLNSSDTLLQQEQVRLKNGTTREIDFGRIQLNRNNLQSQLEQANRNYEQAINQLKFQMGMPLSETLSLQPLAIEKELQVNELPLADSRFFENRPDFRQLLLNTQLQDLNRQSNNRGYYPSLGFYGTYATNAQRQTFSFFDGSLPWFQSSTIGLTLSWTPFDGNQRRYRDRENRLNLETLRLQQILTRESAQLSLSNAQVSYQNLVTDIQRERDNIELARRILTVTELEYKEGIATSVTLIDAKDALTTAQNNLANKLISLYQSRLDYENSQGTILQYVTQK; via the coding sequence ATGAAAGGCATGAAGCAGACAATGCTGATAGTGCTGGGTCTACTGGCAAACTGGGTCAGTGCACAGGATGCGCCGTCGGGTGGGTACACGCTTGCACAGTGTGTTGAGTACGCACGGGTAAACAACCCAAACATCAAGATCGCGCGGGTGAATGAGCAAATATCGCTTGCACAAACACAGCAGGTTATTGGTCGAAATCTTCCGCAGGTTTCCGTTTCGGGTTCGGTGCTGGATAACGTTAAGATTCCGGTGCAGTTGCTGCCCGGCGAGTTTTTGGGCCAACCCGGAACATTTGTCCCTGTAAAATTCGGTACGCAATACAATACAACGCTGACCGGGCGCGTCGATCAGAAACTCTTCGATCCTTCGTTTGGGCTGGCGTTGAAGGCAGCCAAAATTTCAACCCAGGTACAGGCGCAGGCAACCATACTGGCTGAACAAACGCAGGCATACAACATTGCCAAAGCGTATTATCAGACTCTGGTCATTGATTTACAGAAACGCCTGACCATCCGTGATTTGAACTCGTCCGACACGCTGCTGCAACAGGAACAGGTTCGGCTGAAAAACGGGACCACACGTGAGATCGATTTTGGGCGTATTCAGTTAAACCGCAACAATTTACAGTCGCAGCTGGAACAGGCAAACCGCAACTACGAGCAGGCCATTAACCAACTGAAATTCCAGATGGGTATGCCACTTTCAGAAACATTGTCGCTTCAGCCGCTGGCCATTGAAAAAGAGTTGCAGGTGAACGAATTGCCTCTTGCCGACAGTCGCTTTTTTGAGAACCGCCCCGATTTTCGCCAATTGTTATTGAATACGCAGTTGCAGGACCTAAACCGGCAATCTAACAACCGGGGGTATTATCCATCGCTTGGTTTCTATGGTACGTATGCCACGAACGCCCAACGACAAACGTTCAGCTTTTTTGATGGGAGTCTGCCCTGGTTCCAAAGCTCGACAATTGGCCTGACCTTATCCTGGACGCCTTTCGACGGCAATCAGCGCCGGTATCGTGATCGCGAAAACAGGCTGAATCTCGAAACGCTGCGGCTTCAGCAGATTCTGACGCGCGAGTCGGCGCAGTTGAGTCTGAGCAATGCCCAGGTAAGCTACCAGAATCTGGTGACCGACATTCAGCGTGAACGCGATAACATCGAACTGGCGCGCAGGATTCTGACCGTTACCGAACTGGAGTACAAGGAAGGAATCGCTACATCGGTTACCTTGATCGATGCTAAAGATGCGTTAACCACCGCTCAAAACAACCTGGCTAATAAACTGATTAGTCTGTATCAGTCCCGGCTGGATTACGAAAACTCACAGGGAACCATTCTTCAATACGTCACTCAAAAATAA
- a CDS encoding efflux RND transporter periplasmic adaptor subunit, with product MKRIIIIGAVAALIALIAFRLINNKKDIEAAKTSSVQFQTTPVVDVQPVSYERLDQNLSLLGTVEAQYEGNIISETRGKLQNFKLVLGSFVKKGQQVGYIQDEVQGIVVENNQTAVENAKREMERYERLLKGGAVTQETYQKYKDQYATALLNSKQQQRVLGNGAVVAPISGYVYDKKVENGEYVAVGAVLASVINLQELKLVVNVPEQAVYQLKQGDKATITAQAFPGVTFSGSVHYISPKGDDLHNYPVEIYLSNNSKNQLKAGTLANANFTFKKGIAGLFIPRRALVGGADSASVYVVQNNVARLRKIRLGYDNGDQYQVLDGLKQGEPVVVNGQLNLSNGAKVTVNQNGAAQGKTDTSVAVNP from the coding sequence ATGAAACGAATTATTATTATTGGAGCGGTAGCTGCCCTTATCGCACTGATTGCCTTCCGGTTGATAAACAACAAAAAAGATATTGAGGCCGCCAAGACGTCTTCGGTACAATTCCAGACAACGCCCGTTGTGGATGTACAGCCTGTTTCTTACGAGCGTCTCGACCAGAACCTGTCGCTGCTGGGAACAGTAGAAGCACAGTATGAAGGGAATATCATTTCTGAAACGCGTGGAAAGCTTCAGAACTTCAAACTGGTGCTGGGCTCATTTGTCAAAAAAGGCCAGCAGGTTGGCTATATCCAGGACGAAGTACAGGGTATTGTTGTCGAAAACAACCAGACTGCCGTCGAAAATGCCAAACGCGAAATGGAGCGTTACGAGCGACTTCTGAAAGGTGGAGCCGTAACCCAGGAAACCTATCAGAAATACAAAGACCAGTATGCAACCGCTCTCCTGAATTCGAAACAGCAGCAGCGTGTACTGGGCAATGGAGCGGTGGTTGCCCCTATCAGTGGGTACGTGTACGACAAAAAGGTAGAGAATGGCGAATATGTAGCTGTGGGTGCGGTTCTGGCATCGGTGATTAATTTACAGGAATTGAAACTGGTTGTTAATGTGCCGGAACAGGCGGTTTATCAGCTTAAACAGGGTGATAAGGCAACGATTACGGCTCAGGCGTTTCCGGGGGTAACTTTTTCGGGAAGTGTGCATTATATCAGCCCTAAAGGCGATGATCTGCATAATTACCCGGTCGAAATTTATCTGAGCAACAACAGCAAAAACCAGCTGAAAGCGGGTACGCTGGCCAATGCCAACTTCACCTTCAAAAAAGGGATTGCCGGATTGTTTATTCCGCGTCGTGCCCTGGTTGGTGGTGCCGACAGTGCCAGTGTCTATGTGGTGCAGAACAACGTAGCCCGGCTGCGTAAAATCCGGCTTGGCTACGACAATGGCGATCAATACCAGGTGCTCGATGGCCTGAAACAGGGCGAACCAGTCGTTGTAAATGGTCAGCTGAATCTAAGTAACGGGGCCAAAGTCACTGTTAACCAGAATGGTGCAGCTCAGGGGAAAACGGATACGTCGGTAGCGGTAAATCCTTAA
- a CDS encoding efflux RND transporter permease subunit produces the protein MSVTEIAIKRPTLVVVAFTILGILGYISYKSLNYTLLPKFDASVVTVITTYPGAAAGEVENSVTRKLEDAVSSLENLKNISSTSQEGLSIIQIELAASADPNQALQDAQRKVNAVLSQLPDEVESPTLQKFSTDDVPVIRMGVRANLEATKLYDLVDDQIRTQLTKVDGVGQVTLTGGREREIRIGIDPNKLKLYNLSLAQVTQAVNSANLDYPTGRIETDQAQYAIRLAGKFTDINQIRNAALITSATGTKVVLNDVATVTDGVADATTINRINGRESIGISIQKQTDANAVAISQQVRGILGGIEKQYANIGLKFEITSDSSTYTLASADGVIFDLEFAVVLVALVMLLFLHSIRNAFIVMVSVPASIISVFVPMYVLGFTLNLMTLMALSLVVGILVDDSIVVLENIYRHLEMGKNRRTAALDGRNEIGFTAVAITMVDVVVFLPLVFVQGLIANIIREFSLVVVFSTLMSLVVSFTITPLLASRFAKETDLSGPGLGKRFLSWFERQFDSLKHGYARLLTWSLRHKRWVYLTAIVLLIGSFGLVGGGFIGTTFFPQSDQGEFIVQIEGEPFNSLAETNRICQKIEKQLMGNKLVRKVNSNVGYSSSASGGGLGSTPYHKAEITVTIVPKQERSISIEQFAAQTKAEVLKTPGLNVKSAPVGITGGANAAPIQILLQGNTQQDLQQAAAIVKQVVKSVSGTTDVELAVDDPKPELKVNLDRRKMAQYGVSVANVGATLQTAFSGNTDSKYRVGSRDYDIRVELNRFNRQSKDDVGNLTVPDAQGKLIEVQQIADLQLGTGATQLTRYNRVGSLFVNANVVGRPTGTVGTEIDNILKTKELPGGVTYKLKGDLERQSDAFSSLGIALGLAITFVYLLMVALYNSYFRPFVVLFSIPMAIIGAFLALALAEQPISFFVMLGMIMLIGLVAKNAILLVDFANAQKEEGKSTVDALVEAGRERIRPILMTTIAMAIGLLPMALATGDGSESKNGLAWVIIGGLISSLLLTLVLVPTVYLTFENIFNSFRRLYGRVTGKKDKPVPANPAEV, from the coding sequence ATGTCAGTAACAGAAATAGCCATCAAACGCCCGACGCTGGTTGTAGTGGCTTTTACTATCCTGGGTATTTTAGGATATATATCCTACAAAAGCCTGAACTACACCCTGTTGCCTAAGTTTGATGCATCGGTCGTGACCGTCATTACGACCTATCCGGGGGCTGCGGCAGGGGAGGTCGAAAATTCGGTGACGCGCAAACTCGAAGATGCCGTGTCATCGCTCGAAAATCTGAAAAACATCAGTTCGACGAGTCAGGAAGGGTTGTCGATTATTCAGATCGAGCTGGCTGCCAGTGCTGACCCTAATCAGGCCTTGCAGGATGCACAACGAAAAGTAAATGCGGTTCTTTCGCAACTGCCCGACGAAGTAGAGTCACCAACTCTGCAAAAGTTCTCGACCGACGATGTGCCTGTCATCCGGATGGGGGTTCGCGCTAACCTGGAAGCGACCAAGCTCTATGATCTGGTCGATGATCAGATTCGGACACAGCTGACAAAAGTAGACGGTGTCGGGCAGGTTACACTGACGGGTGGTCGCGAGCGTGAAATCCGGATTGGTATCGATCCGAATAAACTGAAACTTTATAACCTGTCGCTGGCGCAGGTAACGCAGGCAGTCAACTCGGCCAACCTCGATTACCCAACCGGTCGTATCGAAACCGATCAGGCTCAGTATGCCATCCGGCTGGCGGGCAAATTTACCGACATCAACCAGATTCGGAATGCGGCTCTGATCACATCGGCCACGGGCACGAAAGTCGTACTGAACGATGTAGCAACCGTGACAGATGGCGTTGCCGACGCAACAACCATTAACCGGATCAATGGACGCGAATCCATCGGAATATCCATTCAGAAACAAACGGATGCCAACGCCGTTGCGATCAGTCAGCAGGTGCGGGGCATTCTGGGCGGTATTGAAAAACAATATGCCAACATTGGGCTGAAATTCGAGATTACCAGCGATTCGTCGACCTATACGCTTGCTTCGGCCGATGGGGTAATATTTGACCTTGAATTTGCGGTTGTGCTCGTGGCGCTGGTGATGCTGCTCTTTTTGCACAGCATCCGAAACGCTTTTATTGTGATGGTGTCGGTACCGGCTTCGATTATCTCGGTCTTCGTACCGATGTATGTACTCGGTTTTACACTGAATCTGATGACATTGATGGCCCTGTCGCTGGTGGTCGGTATCCTGGTCGATGACTCGATTGTGGTACTGGAAAACATCTACCGGCACCTTGAAATGGGTAAAAACCGACGGACTGCCGCCCTCGATGGTCGAAATGAGATTGGTTTTACGGCAGTAGCCATTACGATGGTTGACGTGGTGGTGTTTCTGCCGCTCGTCTTTGTGCAGGGACTGATCGCGAATATTATCCGTGAATTTTCACTGGTGGTTGTGTTTTCAACGCTCATGTCGCTGGTGGTGTCATTCACCATTACACCCTTGCTGGCGTCACGGTTTGCGAAAGAAACAGACCTCAGCGGCCCCGGTTTGGGCAAACGGTTTTTGTCGTGGTTCGAACGGCAGTTTGATTCACTCAAGCATGGGTATGCCCGCCTGCTGACCTGGAGCCTTCGCCATAAACGCTGGGTATATCTTACGGCTATTGTTCTCCTTATCGGGTCGTTTGGTCTGGTTGGTGGAGGATTTATTGGTACGACGTTCTTCCCGCAGAGCGATCAGGGCGAATTTATCGTGCAGATCGAGGGTGAACCATTCAATAGCCTTGCCGAGACGAACCGTATCTGTCAGAAGATCGAGAAGCAACTGATGGGGAATAAGCTAGTCAGGAAAGTCAACAGCAACGTTGGCTATTCGAGTTCGGCGTCGGGTGGAGGATTGGGTTCAACACCATATCATAAAGCAGAAATTACGGTAACCATTGTTCCGAAGCAGGAGCGTAGTATTTCGATTGAGCAGTTTGCCGCCCAAACGAAAGCGGAGGTTCTGAAAACACCCGGCCTGAACGTAAAATCGGCACCCGTTGGAATTACGGGCGGGGCTAATGCGGCTCCGATTCAGATTCTGTTGCAGGGTAATACCCAGCAGGATCTACAACAGGCAGCGGCCATTGTGAAGCAGGTCGTGAAATCGGTCAGCGGAACCACCGATGTCGAATTAGCCGTAGACGATCCGAAGCCGGAACTCAAAGTAAACCTCGACCGGCGTAAAATGGCGCAATATGGGGTTTCCGTAGCTAATGTAGGCGCAACGTTACAAACTGCTTTTTCGGGCAATACGGACAGTAAATACCGGGTTGGCAGCCGTGATTACGATATTCGGGTAGAGCTGAATAGATTTAACCGCCAGAGTAAAGACGATGTCGGTAATCTTACAGTGCCCGATGCGCAGGGTAAACTAATCGAAGTCCAGCAGATTGCTGATTTACAGCTTGGTACGGGGGCAACTCAATTGACACGGTATAACCGGGTTGGTTCTCTGTTCGTTAACGCTAACGTGGTGGGTCGCCCAACGGGTACGGTTGGTACGGAGATTGATAATATTTTGAAGACCAAAGAGTTGCCCGGTGGCGTAACCTATAAGCTTAAGGGCGATCTGGAACGTCAATCGGATGCTTTCAGTAGCCTGGGTATTGCGCTGGGACTGGCCATTACGTTTGTTTACCTGCTGATGGTGGCCTTGTATAATTCGTATTTCCGGCCGTTTGTGGTCCTGTTCTCGATTCCGATGGCCATAATCGGTGCATTCCTGGCGTTGGCGCTGGCCGAGCAGCCGATTTCGTTCTTCGTTATGCTGGGTATGATCATGCTGATTGGTCTGGTGGCTAAGAACGCTATTCTGCTGGTAGACTTTGCCAATGCGCAGAAAGAAGAAGGTAAGAGTACGGTCGATGCACTCGTGGAAGCCGGTCGTGAACGGATTCGCCCGATTTTGATGACGACCATCGCGATGGCTATTGGTCTGTTACCGATGGCATTGGCCACTGGCGATGGTTCGGAGTCGAAGAATGGACTGGCCTGGGTTATTATCGGTGGACTGATCAGTTCGCTGCTGTTGACGCTGGTACTGGTTCCGACTGTATACCTGACATTCGAGAATATTTTTAATAGTTTCCGTCGTTTGTATGGACGAGTGACAGGTAAAAAAGATAAGCCTGTACCCGCAAATCCTGCAGAGGTATAA
- a CDS encoding NADPH-dependent F420 reductase, with protein sequence MKIGVIGAGNIGHTIARLLIKAGHEVALSNSRGPESLKDIIDELGPQAHAETVDNAAAFGEIVLLAVPWRSPEALPHPDLVANKVVIDAMNPYGTGGSVIDLGESTSSEEVARRLPDTRLVKAFNTIWYKHLAELGDVSKPEAERRAIFIAGNDLNAKSIVSDLIRAIGFAPIDAGSLREGGRKLEPNAPLYGKELTATEAQETLTNL encoded by the coding sequence ATGAAAATTGGAGTAATCGGGGCCGGTAACATCGGCCATACAATCGCCCGTTTGCTTATCAAGGCAGGTCACGAAGTTGCCTTAAGCAACTCGCGCGGTCCCGAATCATTGAAAGATATTATTGATGAACTAGGCCCACAGGCCCATGCCGAAACCGTTGACAATGCAGCCGCTTTCGGTGAAATTGTCTTGCTGGCGGTTCCCTGGCGATCACCCGAAGCACTCCCCCACCCCGATCTGGTTGCGAATAAAGTGGTGATCGATGCCATGAATCCCTACGGCACGGGTGGCAGCGTTATTGACCTGGGCGAGTCAACATCGAGCGAGGAAGTCGCCCGGCGCCTACCCGATACCCGACTGGTTAAAGCCTTCAATACAATCTGGTATAAGCATTTAGCTGAACTGGGCGACGTTTCGAAACCCGAAGCCGAACGCCGGGCGATCTTCATTGCCGGGAATGATTTAAACGCTAAATCCATCGTTTCAGACTTGATTCGGGCTATAGGCTTTGCCCCCATCGATGCGGGTTCACTCCGCGAAGGAGGGCGAAAGCTAGAGCCTAACGCGCCCTTATATGGCAAAGAGCTAACTGCAACCGAAGCGCAGGAAACGCTGACCAACTTATAA
- a CDS encoding sensor histidine kinase, whose protein sequence is MLLNLLTNEIRYRGYIRLLFHALLLVGIGALVGIFYLSWFGQGGFTIGIWAAYGREVIGVAIQYYLLVWLFRSVGTRLIFLLPGLLAYYWLTYTYYFVTAIQVYQYTNVDDFSGAAYHFIQHKDQYWQTLFSFNTLMRLVRFPMLMTLFPLLLWAGVAAYRRQILQTQLEYNYLKSQVNPHFLFNVLNSIYALTEEENPRAAQIVQQLSGMMRYTLYETSEALVPLTRELDFIRDYVALEKLRTGKRLSLTIELPDAIDKPLQIAPFILITFVENAFKHGVENTTKKAWVTISVQLLAERLHLHVSNSKPETQKSATSGLGLANVRKRLTMLYPGRYSLQANDTGSTYSADLYIQLRSLSLSSSSKGVATENPRPVTK, encoded by the coding sequence ATGCTACTAAACCTGCTCACGAACGAAATCCGATACCGGGGTTATATACGGCTTCTGTTTCATGCCTTGCTGCTGGTTGGTATTGGTGCATTGGTGGGCATTTTCTACCTATCCTGGTTTGGACAGGGAGGATTTACAATAGGTATCTGGGCTGCTTACGGGCGTGAAGTGATTGGGGTTGCCATTCAGTATTATCTGTTGGTCTGGCTATTCCGAAGCGTTGGGACCAGGCTTATTTTCCTGCTACCTGGCCTATTGGCTTATTACTGGCTTACGTATACCTATTATTTTGTAACAGCCATTCAGGTCTACCAGTACACAAATGTCGATGACTTTTCAGGTGCAGCCTATCACTTTATCCAGCATAAAGACCAGTACTGGCAAACGCTGTTCTCCTTCAATACACTGATGCGGCTGGTGCGTTTTCCGATGCTAATGACGCTTTTTCCGCTCCTGTTGTGGGCTGGTGTAGCAGCTTACCGTCGGCAGATTCTCCAGACTCAACTGGAATACAATTATCTTAAAAGTCAGGTTAATCCTCATTTTCTGTTCAATGTGCTGAACAGCATCTACGCCCTGACCGAAGAAGAGAACCCGCGAGCCGCTCAAATTGTGCAGCAGCTATCGGGCATGATGCGGTATACACTTTACGAAACCAGCGAAGCCTTGGTACCGCTTACCAGAGAGCTGGATTTCATACGCGACTATGTGGCATTGGAAAAGCTACGAACGGGAAAACGCCTTTCGTTAACGATAGAGCTACCCGATGCGATTGATAAACCGCTGCAAATCGCCCCGTTTATTCTGATCACATTTGTCGAAAATGCCTTTAAGCATGGTGTAGAGAACACCACAAAAAAAGCCTGGGTCACAATTTCCGTTCAGTTACTGGCTGAGCGACTTCATTTGCATGTGTCGAACAGTAAACCAGAAACTCAAAAGTCGGCTACGAGTGGGCTGGGGCTGGCTAATGTTCGTAAACGGCTAACGATGCTTTATCCAGGCCGATACTCCCTTCAGGCTAACGATACCGGTAGCACTTATTCCGCTGATCTCTATATCCAGCTCCGGTCGTTATCACTATCTAGTAGCTCAAAGGGAGTGGCAACAGAAAATCCCCGACCCGTTACCAAATAA